In a single window of the candidate division WWE3 bacterium genome:
- the mraY gene encoding phospho-N-acetylmuramoyl-pentapeptide-transferase has translation MMLKLIGASLLSFAFSFILAIPFINLLFKLKFKDSAKLSIDFKGHPTLFNQLHGGKVGTPTGGGILIIVSSAIFTALIYVFTKFHFNDTSFILYFSMVSFGLLGFYDDLRKFFGKSAPGALKMLRLPHKLALQIILGLVIGFLLFTRIGLHTLWLPLLGIFDLGYLYIPFAAIVVIATTNAFNITDGLDGLASGLLMIALIPFWYLSSSSALSGDIGLFIAVIIGSLAAFLYFNIFPARVFMGDTGALALGAMLATIALLSGHPVVLIVIGGIFVVEAVSSLLQWGSMITRNKKIFLIAPIHHHFEALGWPETKVTMRFWLAGIYLALLGIFVSLL, from the coding sequence ATGATGCTTAAGCTTATTGGTGCCTCATTATTATCTTTCGCGTTTTCATTTATTTTAGCCATTCCGTTTATTAATTTATTATTTAAGTTAAAATTTAAAGACAGCGCGAAACTAAGTATCGATTTTAAAGGCCACCCAACGTTATTCAATCAACTACATGGTGGAAAAGTTGGCACTCCAACCGGTGGGGGAATACTAATTATTGTTTCTTCCGCTATCTTCACTGCCTTAATTTACGTTTTTACCAAATTTCATTTTAACGACACCTCTTTTATTTTATACTTTTCCATGGTTTCTTTCGGACTACTGGGTTTTTATGACGATTTACGTAAATTTTTCGGTAAGAGCGCTCCCGGGGCTTTAAAGATGCTGCGATTACCTCATAAATTAGCCCTTCAGATTATTTTAGGTTTAGTAATCGGTTTTTTACTTTTTACTCGGATCGGTTTACATACTTTGTGGCTACCACTGTTAGGAATTTTCGATTTGGGTTATTTATATATTCCTTTCGCGGCAATCGTTGTAATTGCCACTACAAACGCCTTTAACATTACTGATGGTCTAGACGGCCTAGCTTCGGGGTTACTAATGATTGCGTTAATCCCATTTTGGTACCTGTCTTCCAGCAGTGCTTTAAGTGGCGATATTGGCCTGTTTATTGCAGTTATTATTGGCAGTTTAGCCGCGTTTTTATACTTTAATATTTTTCCGGCCCGTGTTTTTATGGGAGACACCGGAGCTTTGGCCCTGGGGGCAATGCTGGCGACGATAGCCCTTCTTTCGGGACATCCGGTTGTTCTGATCGTCATCGGTGGCATCTTTGTGGTTGAAGCTGTTAGCAGTTTGTTGCAGTGGGGATCGATGATAACCCGCAATAAGAAGATTTTTTTAATTGCCCCTATACATCACCATTTTGAAGCCCTTGGCTGGCCGGAAACTAAAGTAACGATGCGTTTTTGGTTAGCCGGAATTTACTTAGCTCTTCTGGGTATTTTTGTTTCACTGCTCTAA
- a CDS encoding FtsW/RodA/SpoVE family cell cycle protein: protein MRHQSVPKIHQPDWVLFFILLGLLVFGIIAVYDASVVTAANVFGGKYYFMLLQLFWSLVGIAVFFVFSNLNYQVFSKFAKWFYIIGLIFLVLVLIPSPFAPVINGARRWFYINPSPLPLLPFFGRLGFQPAELAKFCLIVYLSKLFTDKNRRTVIIFLVTTAVYAILIGLEPDFGTSVITLGIGLSIFFISGASLAYFAAGLPSIFAVGLVYVLSSAYRKARLLTFINRSSVDNSGAGYHIQQILIALGSGGLFGIGLGSSRQKYGFVPEVQTDSILAIVGEELGLLGTLLLVSFFGLLIWRLLKIVGTAPDNFSKFITVGFSSWVGVQVLMNLAAMTHLIPLTGVPLPLISYGGSAMIFMLSGLGVVFGISKYAK from the coding sequence ATGCGTCACCAAAGTGTGCCTAAAATTCATCAGCCTGACTGGGTTTTATTTTTCATTTTACTGGGACTATTAGTATTCGGAATTATCGCGGTTTACGATGCTTCAGTGGTTACGGCCGCCAATGTTTTTGGCGGTAAGTATTACTTTATGTTGTTGCAGCTTTTTTGGTCGCTAGTTGGTATTGCGGTATTTTTTGTGTTTTCTAACTTAAATTATCAAGTATTCAGTAAATTTGCCAAGTGGTTTTATATTATCGGTTTAATATTTTTAGTATTAGTACTAATTCCTTCCCCATTTGCTCCTGTAATTAATGGGGCCAGGCGCTGGTTTTACATAAATCCCAGCCCCTTACCTTTATTACCTTTCTTTGGTCGTTTGGGTTTTCAACCGGCGGAACTGGCTAAATTTTGTTTAATTGTTTATTTATCGAAATTATTTACCGATAAAAATCGTCGCACCGTTATTATTTTCCTTGTTACCACTGCCGTTTATGCGATATTAATTGGACTGGAGCCGGATTTTGGTACTTCCGTAATTACTCTGGGTATCGGTCTCTCGATTTTCTTTATATCCGGGGCTTCTTTAGCTTATTTCGCGGCGGGGTTGCCTTCAATATTCGCGGTCGGGCTGGTTTACGTTTTGTCTTCCGCTTATAGAAAAGCCAGATTACTCACGTTTATAAATCGCAGTAGTGTAGATAACAGCGGGGCCGGTTACCATATTCAGCAAATTTTAATTGCTTTGGGGTCCGGTGGATTATTTGGAATTGGTTTGGGGAGTTCTCGTCAAAAATATGGTTTTGTGCCGGAGGTCCAAACAGATTCTATTTTAGCGATAGTTGGTGAGGAGTTGGGTCTTCTGGGGACGTTACTTTTGGTAAGTTTTTTTGGCTTATTAATTTGGCGGCTATTAAAAATAGTCGGAACCGCTCCCGATAATTTCAGTAAATTTATTACAGTTGGGTTTTCCTCATGGGTTGGCGTGCAGGTTTTAATGAATTTAGCCGCCATGACTCATTTAATTCCGCTTACCGGTGTTCCCCTACCCTTAATTTCCTACGGTGGCTCAGCGATGATTTTTATGTTATCGGGACTTGGCGTAGTATTTGGTATTAGTAAATATGCAAAATAA
- the ftsA gene encoding cell division protein FtsA: MSKERLIAAIDIGSSKIATIIASVTEERLSVIGVSTVPSRGIRKGVVVDIDNAVSAISKSLEAAERMAGCSVSQVLACVGGSHIESLNSHGVVAVSRPGSEIVAEDVTRVTEAAQAVSLPSNREIIHVIPRDFIVDSQDGIHEPVGMSGVRLEVETNIISGSATALHNLAKCVEQVGVSISDFVYSGLASAESILTETEKELGTVLVDIGGGTTSMIIYIEGSPVFSSVLPMGGQNITNDLAIGLGTSLENAEKVKLKLSSALKEDVDINVKELGIEGTEIIPKKYLTSIIRFRLDELFSIVSLEIKKSGFSGKLPAGVVLSGGAARTHEIEQAAKMVLKLPVRVGSPRGVVGLIDEITGPAYSSGIGALLYGQSLDLSRESGNGAKNKVVNIFVKVREWIKSFLP; this comes from the coding sequence ATGTCCAAAGAAAGACTGATTGCCGCAATTGATATCGGATCTTCGAAGATTGCCACCATTATCGCCTCTGTTACTGAGGAACGACTTTCGGTAATCGGTGTTTCCACGGTTCCTTCCAGGGGGATTCGCAAGGGTGTGGTTGTCGATATTGACAATGCCGTTAGTGCCATTTCCAAGTCTTTAGAGGCCGCCGAGCGGATGGCCGGTTGTAGCGTTTCCCAGGTTTTAGCTTGCGTTGGTGGTAGTCACATCGAATCTCTTAATTCACACGGTGTAGTAGCCGTTTCCCGGCCCGGTAGCGAAATTGTGGCCGAGGACGTTACTCGAGTTACCGAAGCGGCTCAGGCGGTTAGTTTACCCTCCAACCGTGAAATTATTCATGTCATTCCTCGTGACTTTATCGTCGACTCCCAGGACGGGATTCATGAGCCGGTTGGGATGAGCGGGGTTCGTTTGGAAGTGGAAACCAATATTATCTCCGGTTCAGCGACCGCTTTACATAATTTAGCCAAATGTGTGGAGCAGGTGGGCGTGTCTATTTCTGATTTTGTGTATTCCGGTCTCGCTTCGGCCGAATCAATTCTTACCGAAACGGAAAAAGAATTGGGAACGGTTCTAGTTGATATTGGCGGCGGAACTACATCAATGATCATCTATATAGAAGGTTCTCCGGTTTTTTCATCAGTGCTTCCCATGGGTGGCCAAAATATTACTAATGATTTGGCAATTGGATTAGGAACGTCTTTGGAAAATGCCGAAAAAGTAAAACTTAAATTAAGCAGTGCTTTAAAGGAGGATGTTGATATTAACGTTAAAGAATTGGGAATCGAGGGTACTGAAATTATTCCTAAAAAATATTTAACTTCTATTATTCGTTTTCGATTAGATGAGCTGTTTAGCATAGTTAGTTTAGAGATTAAAAAGTCGGGGTTTTCCGGGAAACTGCCGGCCGGGGTGGTTCTTTCCGGAGGGGCCGCCAGAACCCACGAAATTGAGCAAGCGGCCAAAATGGTGCTAAAGTTGCCGGTTCGCGTAGGCAGCCCTCGGGGAGTAGTTGGTCTGATTGACGAAATAACCGGGCCGGCGTATTCTTCTGGAATAGGCGCCTTGCTCTATGGTCAGAGCTTAGACTTAAGTCGTGAATCCGGAAACGGCGCTAAAAATAAAGTCGTTAATATTTTTGTTAAAGTGAGAGAATGGATTAAATCGTTTTTACCGTAG
- a CDS encoding UDP-N-acetylglucosamine--N-acetylmuramyl-(pentapeptide) pyrophosphoryl-undecaprenol N-acetylglucosamine transferase, protein MQNNKVVFVGGHHTPVLAIIEALQNNSLEFDFYWVGHRFSMWGDTRDSAEYKEVTALKIPFFDLKAGKFYHTYNPFKLIRIPWGFIRSFWYLLRLQPDLVVTFGGYLSVPVAFNAWLLGIPVITHEQTVTAGLANKFVAHFAKLILLTWPQSLKEFPKDKSEVIGLPLRSEIVASAQSKEVFDATSPKPLIYITGGKQGSHVINEAALPILTELLDHFRVVHQCGSNSINNDLDRLLKFKMTLPSEQTRNYEVSDYFDAKKVAKIMREASLIISRSGANTTYELLAFGKPAILIPLPNVSHNEQFLQAKILADTGAAIIINQSDLTPAILLDTINKMFLELPDYKARAEGLRNLACYDAAEKFAQKITTFIK, encoded by the coding sequence ATGCAAAATAACAAAGTAGTATTTGTAGGTGGCCACCACACGCCGGTCTTAGCGATCATTGAGGCTTTACAGAATAATTCTCTAGAGTTTGATTTTTACTGGGTGGGACACCGGTTTTCGATGTGGGGAGACACTCGCGATAGCGCCGAATATAAGGAGGTAACGGCTTTAAAGATTCCTTTTTTTGACCTGAAAGCGGGTAAGTTTTATCACACTTATAACCCTTTTAAACTAATTAGAATTCCTTGGGGATTTATTCGAAGTTTTTGGTATTTGCTTCGTCTTCAGCCGGATTTAGTCGTCACTTTTGGTGGCTACCTCTCCGTCCCGGTCGCCTTTAACGCTTGGTTGCTTGGGATTCCAGTCATAACTCACGAACAAACCGTTACTGCGGGTCTCGCCAATAAATTCGTGGCTCATTTCGCTAAGCTTATTTTGTTAACGTGGCCGCAGTCCTTAAAAGAGTTCCCTAAAGATAAATCGGAAGTGATCGGGTTGCCTTTAAGGTCGGAAATAGTGGCGTCAGCCCAGTCTAAAGAAGTTTTTGACGCAACATCGCCAAAACCTCTAATTTATATTACCGGAGGGAAGCAGGGGTCACACGTGATTAACGAAGCCGCTCTACCTATTTTGACTGAGTTGCTTGATCATTTTAGAGTGGTCCATCAGTGCGGCAGTAATTCAATAAACAATGATCTGGATCGTCTTCTTAAGTTCAAGATGACTCTGCCTTCTGAGCAGACCAGAAATTACGAGGTTAGCGATTACTTTGACGCAAAGAAGGTCGCGAAAATTATGCGAGAAGCGTCATTAATTATCTCTCGCAGTGGGGCTAACACGACCTATGAACTATTGGCTTTTGGAAAGCCGGCGATTTTAATTCCGCTTCCAAATGTGTCTCATAATGAGCAGTTTCTCCAAGCCAAAATCCTAGCAGATACCGGAGCGGCAATAATTATTAATCAATCTGATTTAACTCCAGCAATTCTTTTAGATACAATTAATAAGATGTTTTTGGAGTTGCCGGATTATAAAGCGAGAGCGGAAGGGCTCCGAAATTTAGCTTGTTATGATGCTGCCGAAAAGTTCGCCCAAAAAATTACCACTTTTATCAAGTAA
- the ftsZ gene encoding cell division protein FtsZ translates to MAQIKPEVEKFAKIKVIGVGGAGGNALNSMIASDSIRGVEFIAVNTDAQDLARNLAGIKIQIGKELTHGLGSGANPQTGKQAAEESEALIKAQLEGSDMVFITAGMGGGTGTGAGPVVASIAKSLGALTVGVVTKPFAFEGAIRAKNAEIGIANIKGKVDALICIPNQKLLETVDRKVSLSDAFKVADNVLGQAVQGISDLIVLPGLINVDFADVRTIMTNAGSAMMGIGFGKGEDRAIMAARNAISSPLLDVSIDGATGILFNVIGGPDLGMFEIDAAAKIISESASPEANIIFGAAIDDRLTDQIRITVIATGFEGNMGSPLFTRTMPLPRPMPEKPTTEEKKTDSDKELFGDDKYDIPTFLRKR, encoded by the coding sequence ATGGCCCAAATAAAACCGGAAGTGGAAAAATTTGCCAAAATTAAAGTTATTGGAGTAGGTGGGGCTGGTGGGAACGCTCTTAACTCCATGATTGCCTCAGATTCGATTCGCGGTGTTGAATTTATTGCCGTTAACACTGATGCTCAAGACCTCGCCCGTAACTTGGCTGGCATCAAAATTCAAATTGGCAAGGAATTAACTCATGGTTTAGGCAGTGGCGCGAATCCGCAAACCGGTAAACAAGCCGCTGAGGAGTCGGAAGCCTTGATTAAAGCGCAACTGGAGGGCTCAGACATGGTCTTTATTACCGCCGGAATGGGTGGCGGAACGGGAACAGGGGCCGGGCCGGTTGTCGCCAGTATCGCTAAGTCTTTGGGGGCGCTTACCGTTGGAGTTGTTACCAAGCCGTTTGCTTTTGAGGGAGCCATTCGGGCTAAAAATGCCGAAATCGGAATCGCCAATATTAAAGGCAAGGTTGACGCGCTAATCTGCATTCCCAATCAAAAGCTTTTAGAAACAGTCGACCGCAAAGTGTCACTGTCTGACGCCTTTAAAGTAGCTGATAATGTCCTTGGCCAGGCTGTTCAAGGAATATCTGATCTTATCGTTCTTCCCGGTCTCATCAACGTTGATTTTGCTGATGTCCGCACAATTATGACTAACGCCGGATCGGCAATGATGGGAATTGGTTTTGGAAAAGGCGAAGATCGGGCTATTATGGCAGCCCGAAACGCTATTTCTTCACCGCTTTTAGATGTCTCGATTGACGGGGCGACCGGGATTTTATTCAATGTTATTGGCGGGCCGGACCTTGGCATGTTTGAAATTGACGCCGCCGCTAAGATTATCAGCGAATCAGCTAGTCCTGAAGCCAATATAATCTTTGGGGCAGCTATTGACGATCGTTTAACCGATCAAATTCGAATCACGGTAATCGCCACCGGATTTGAGGGTAACATGGGATCGCCTCTATTTACTCGAACGATGCCGTTACCACGTCCTATGCCGGAAAAACCGACGACGGAGGAAAAGAAAACCGATAGCGACAAAGAGCTTTTTGGTGATGATAAGTACGACATTCCCACCTTCTTGCGGAAGCGCTAG
- a CDS encoding penicillin-binding protein 2 has protein sequence MPRHKILFIFFIIGLSVVLVRLFKIQIIDHIKYSQLAFNQHFMTQEIAAPRGDIKSSDGFLLAGNLTKYLVYGEPKKITDAAKTTEILMPYLFADLYKPALMQRNISLIKNNELDIKYALSRQDLYWVALVHQIDLETKKQIENLGIPGIGFRPEGSRFYPEPGLATDILGMVGQAKNGDPRGYFGVEGYYDGDLRGRPGEVSQEQNAFGQPIVLGNYQEIAPIPGETINLTINRSIQYMLEQGLIAGLRKYGADSVTGVIINPGSGEILAISSKYKGANSEASISGVPRNAAIASNYEPGSVIKPLTLASALDQNLITPDTIYDDIGPVNYSTHWVDNWDLKHHGKITMTQVLELSNNLGAAWVGLKLGASSLHDYLLKFGLGELSGIDLQGETSGIIRNLADWRDIDTATASFGQGISATPLQVAAAFSVFANGGNLIRPHIVSGSSTPVRRVIAETTAATMTKMLTSAVKNGESKYFNLKNYVIAGKTGTAQIAVNGSYDPKQSNATFVGYFPNDPKFVMLVRLERPTTSIYAAETAVPLWMSIAQELALNMHIAPDTGL, from the coding sequence ATGCCACGCCATAAAATCCTCTTCATTTTTTTTATAATAGGTTTGTCCGTCGTTTTAGTACGACTTTTTAAAATTCAAATAATCGATCACATTAAATACAGTCAACTCGCCTTTAATCAACATTTCATGACTCAGGAAATTGCAGCTCCCCGTGGTGATATTAAAAGTAGTGACGGCTTCCTACTCGCCGGTAATTTAACCAAATATTTAGTTTATGGCGAGCCTAAAAAAATTACCGATGCCGCAAAGACCACTGAAATACTAATGCCTTATTTATTCGCGGATCTTTATAAACCGGCTCTGATGCAGCGAAATATTAGTTTAATAAAAAATAATGAGCTTGACATTAAATACGCTTTATCCAGGCAAGATTTGTACTGGGTAGCTTTGGTCCACCAAATAGATTTAGAAACTAAAAAGCAGATTGAAAATTTGGGAATACCCGGAATTGGCTTTCGGCCTGAAGGTTCCAGATTTTACCCGGAGCCGGGGTTGGCGACGGATATTTTGGGAATGGTTGGGCAAGCTAAAAATGGTGACCCTAGAGGCTATTTTGGAGTTGAGGGCTACTACGATGGCGATTTAAGAGGTCGTCCCGGAGAGGTTAGCCAAGAGCAAAACGCCTTTGGACAACCAATAGTACTTGGAAATTATCAAGAAATCGCCCCGATTCCCGGGGAGACTATAAATTTAACTATTAATCGCTCCATTCAATATATGCTTGAGCAAGGATTAATCGCGGGTCTTCGTAAATATGGAGCCGATTCGGTAACTGGAGTAATAATTAATCCGGGAAGTGGGGAGATTTTAGCCATTAGTTCTAAATATAAAGGGGCGAATTCTGAGGCCAGTATTTCTGGAGTTCCTCGTAACGCGGCGATTGCCAGTAATTACGAGCCCGGTTCGGTTATTAAACCTTTAACTCTGGCTTCCGCTTTAGATCAGAATTTAATTACACCGGATACTATTTACGACGATATCGGCCCGGTCAATTATTCCACTCACTGGGTTGATAACTGGGACTTAAAGCACCACGGAAAAATTACCATGACTCAGGTTTTAGAACTATCTAATAACTTAGGAGCCGCTTGGGTAGGGTTGAAGCTGGGGGCCAGTTCACTGCATGATTATCTGCTTAAATTCGGACTGGGGGAGCTTTCGGGCATTGATTTGCAAGGCGAAACTTCGGGTATTATTAGAAATTTAGCTGATTGGCGAGACATTGACACCGCGACAGCCTCCTTTGGTCAGGGAATTTCGGCCACTCCTCTTCAAGTCGCTGCCGCCTTTTCAGTTTTTGCCAATGGCGGTAACTTGATCCGTCCCCACATAGTTAGTGGTAGCAGCACACCAGTTAGGCGAGTTATTGCGGAGACGACGGCAGCGACGATGACCAAGATGCTAACTTCAGCAGTAAAAAATGGCGAATCAAAATACTTTAATTTAAAAAATTACGTGATCGCCGGTAAAACCGGGACCGCTCAAATTGCCGTCAACGGCTCTTACGATCCCAAACAAAGCAACGCCACCTTCGTCGGCTATTTTCCAAATGATCCTAAATTTGTTATGCTGGTAAGGCTTGAGCGCCCTACTACCAGCATTTATGCCGCGGAAACGGCGGTGCCTTTGTGGATGTCGATTGCTCAGGAATTAGCTTTAAACATGCATATAGCCCCGGATACCGGTCTATGA